In Nocardia asteroides, a single genomic region encodes these proteins:
- a CDS encoding amino acid ABC transporter substrate-binding protein, which translates to MRRRLFAAVLLAVLAATGLTACSSSSDPDVLRVGTEGTYAPFSFQGTDGALTGYDVEIARAVGEKLGKRVEFVQTPWDAIFAGLESRRFDVVANQVTVTPERSEKYGISTPYTLSDGVVVTRSDDNSITSLADLRGKTSAQSVTSNWNQVATDAGAKVEAVEGFVQAVQLLKNGRVDATVNDNLAVAEYTTRTGDSGVKVAAETGSTTEQAFATRSGDALLAELNRALDELRADGTLKRISEKYFGTDVSAPAGN; encoded by the coding sequence GTGCGCCGCAGGCTGTTCGCCGCCGTTCTGCTCGCCGTTCTCGCCGCCACCGGCCTGACGGCGTGTAGCAGCTCGAGCGACCCCGACGTGCTCCGCGTCGGCACCGAGGGCACCTACGCGCCCTTCAGCTTCCAGGGCACCGACGGCGCGCTCACCGGCTACGACGTCGAGATCGCGCGGGCCGTCGGCGAGAAGCTGGGCAAGCGGGTCGAGTTCGTGCAGACGCCGTGGGACGCCATCTTCGCCGGGCTGGAGTCGCGCCGCTTCGACGTGGTCGCCAACCAGGTGACGGTGACCCCGGAGCGCAGCGAGAAGTACGGCATCTCCACCCCGTACACCCTCTCCGATGGCGTCGTCGTGACCCGCTCCGACGACAACTCGATCACCTCGCTCGCCGACCTGCGCGGCAAGACCAGCGCCCAGTCGGTCACCAGCAACTGGAACCAGGTCGCCACCGACGCCGGTGCGAAGGTCGAGGCCGTCGAGGGCTTCGTGCAGGCCGTGCAGCTGCTGAAGAACGGCCGGGTGGACGCCACCGTCAACGACAACCTCGCGGTCGCCGAGTACACCACCCGCACCGGCGACAGCGGCGTCAAGGTGGCCGCCGAGACCGGCTCCACCACCGAGCAGGCCTTCGCCACCCGCTCCGGCGACGCCCTGCTCGCCGAGCTGAACCGCGCCCTGGACGAGCTGCGCGCCGACGGCACCCTGAAGCGGATCTCGGAGAAGTACTTCGGCACCGACGTCAGCGCCCCCGCGGGCAACTGA
- a CDS encoding amino acid ABC transporter permease — MDPATRELILHNLAPMLRATVTMTLPLTAVSFVIGLALALLLALARLSPLWVLSVPARVYISIIRGTPLLVQLFIVFYALPQFGVVIDPFPAAVIAFSLNVGGYAAEVVRAAILSVAHGQWEAAWAVGLRYPQILRLVILPQAARIAVPPLSNTLISLVKDTSLASTILVTELLRTAQLAAAPTFDFFALYGVAAVYYWVICLVLGFGQTRLETRLSRHVAR; from the coding sequence ATGGATCCCGCCACCAGGGAGCTGATCCTGCACAACCTGGCGCCGATGCTGCGCGCCACGGTGACCATGACGCTCCCGCTCACCGCCGTCAGCTTCGTCATCGGGCTGGCGCTGGCGCTGCTGCTCGCGCTGGCCAGGTTGTCGCCGCTGTGGGTGCTCTCGGTGCCCGCCCGGGTCTACATCTCGATCATCCGCGGCACGCCGCTGCTGGTGCAGCTCTTCATCGTCTTCTACGCGCTGCCGCAGTTCGGCGTCGTCATCGACCCGTTCCCGGCCGCGGTGATCGCCTTCAGCCTCAATGTCGGCGGCTACGCGGCCGAGGTGGTGCGGGCGGCGATCCTCTCGGTGGCGCACGGGCAGTGGGAGGCGGCCTGGGCGGTGGGGCTGCGCTACCCGCAGATCCTGCGGCTGGTGATCCTGCCGCAGGCCGCCAGGATCGCCGTCCCGCCGCTGAGCAACACGCTGATCTCGCTGGTCAAGGACACCTCGCTGGCCTCGACGATCCTGGTCACCGAGCTGCTCAGGACCGCCCAGCTGGCGGCCGCGCCGACCTTCGACTTCTTCGCGCTGTACGGCGTGGCCGCGGTGTACTACTGGGTCATCTGCCTGGTGCTCGGCTTCGGCCAGACCCGGCTGGAGACGCGGCTCTCCCGGCACGTCGCGCGGTGA
- the pyk gene encoding pyruvate kinase, translating to MMRRTKIVCTLGPATASEDRIRELVESGMDVARLNFSHGEHADHAENYKKVRQASDHAGRAVGILADLQGPKIRLGRFKEGRTTWATGEEVRITVDEVDGTHDRVSTTYKELAADAKAGDRLLVDDGKVGLTVTGVDGNDVICRVTEGGPVSNNKGVSLPGMNVSVPALSEKDIEDLEFALALGVDFIALSFVRSPSDVELVHDIMDRVGRRVPVIGKLEKPEAIDNLEAVVLAFDAVMVARGDLGVELPLEQVPLVQKRAIQMARENAKPVIVATQMLESMIENSRPTRAEASDVANAVLDGADAVMLSGETSVGAYPIETVRTMARIVNAVESESTTVPPLTHVPRTKRGVISYAARDIGERLNAKALVAFTQSGDTVRRLARLHTPLPLLAFTPLPEVRSQLSLTWGTETFLVPTVHSTDAMIKQVDTALLTLGRYQRGDLVVIVAGSPPGTVGSTNLIHVHRIGEEDH from the coding sequence GTGATGCGACGGACGAAGATTGTGTGCACTCTCGGACCGGCCACTGCCTCCGAGGACCGTATTCGCGAACTCGTCGAGAGCGGTATGGACGTTGCCCGGCTGAACTTCAGCCACGGTGAGCACGCGGACCACGCCGAGAACTACAAGAAGGTGCGGCAGGCCTCCGACCATGCCGGTCGCGCCGTCGGCATTCTCGCCGACCTACAGGGGCCCAAGATCCGGCTCGGGCGCTTCAAAGAGGGCCGTACCACCTGGGCCACCGGGGAAGAGGTGCGGATCACCGTCGACGAGGTCGACGGCACGCACGACCGGGTCTCCACCACGTACAAGGAGCTCGCCGCCGACGCCAAGGCGGGCGACCGGCTGCTGGTCGACGACGGCAAGGTCGGGCTCACCGTCACCGGGGTCGACGGCAACGACGTGATCTGCCGGGTCACCGAGGGCGGCCCGGTCTCCAACAACAAGGGCGTCTCGCTGCCCGGCATGAACGTCTCGGTGCCCGCGCTGTCGGAGAAGGACATCGAGGACCTGGAGTTCGCGCTCGCGCTCGGCGTCGACTTCATCGCGCTCTCCTTCGTGCGCTCGCCGTCGGACGTCGAGCTGGTGCACGACATCATGGACCGGGTCGGGCGCCGGGTGCCGGTGATCGGCAAGCTGGAGAAGCCGGAGGCCATCGACAACCTGGAGGCCGTCGTGCTGGCCTTCGACGCCGTCATGGTGGCCCGCGGCGACCTCGGCGTCGAGCTGCCGCTGGAGCAGGTGCCGCTGGTGCAGAAGCGGGCCATCCAGATGGCGCGGGAGAACGCCAAGCCGGTGATCGTGGCGACCCAGATGCTGGAGTCCATGATCGAGAACTCCCGCCCGACCAGGGCCGAGGCCTCGGACGTCGCCAACGCGGTGCTGGACGGCGCGGACGCGGTCATGCTCTCCGGCGAGACCTCGGTCGGCGCCTACCCGATCGAGACCGTGCGCACCATGGCGCGCATCGTGAACGCGGTGGAGTCCGAGTCGACGACGGTGCCGCCGCTGACCCACGTGCCGCGCACCAAGCGCGGCGTCATCTCCTACGCCGCGCGCGACATCGGCGAGCGGCTGAACGCCAAGGCGCTGGTCGCCTTCACCCAGTCGGGTGACACCGTGCGCCGTCTCGCGCGGCTGCACACCCCGCTGCCGCTGCTCGCCTTCACCCCGCTCCCGGAGGTGCGCAGCCAGCTCTCGCTCACCTGGGGAACGGAAACGTTCCTGGTCCCGACGGTGCACAGCACCGACGCCATGATCAAGCAGGTGGACACCGCGCTGCTCACCCTCGGCCGCTACCAGCGGGGTGACCTCGTGGTCATCGTGGCCGGGTCCCCGCCCGGAACCGTCGGTTCCACTAACCTGATCCACGTACACCGGATCGGTGAGGAGGACCATTAG